Within the Opitutaceae bacterium TAV5 genome, the region GGGATGATTGGCTTGCCGTCCGCATCGACGGGGAGCTCGTCGCGATGAAGCATCTTGTTGATCGGATAATCCTTTTTGCAGGTAAACAGCGACACGCTGATATAGAGGGCGATGGCGATGAGCGTGGAGAAGAACGAAATCTGCGCGCCGTTGAGTCCGAAGGCCGGCAACCCGGGGACGCCGACGAGCGAGAGCACCCGGTTGATGGCGGTCGAGAACACGTGGTCGTCCCAGATCTTGTAAACCAGGATGCCGCCGCCGGAGAGGACCGAGCCGGAGATGACGGCCGCCCAGGCGCCGGCCGTGGTGCCTTTTTTCCAGTAGAGGCCGCCGATGATGGCCGCGCCAGCGCCGCCGACGTAGACGGCGGTGGTGACCGTCCACCACATGACGATGTACTCCGTCTGCCGGAAGAACGCTCCGAATAAAAACGCGAAAATCGCCACCCCGATGATGCACCGGCGCAGGAGCTTGATGTGCTGTTCGGGAGAGGGGGCTTTTTTGAGGCGGGGCAGGATGATGTCCTGCGCGAGGATGCCGCCCCAGGAGTGGAGGTGAGTGGAGTCGCCGCCGAAGATGCCCAGCAGGAGCACGGCGCAGAGCGCGCCCTTGACGCCGATGGGGAGCATGTGCGAGAGCGCCACGGGGATCGTCATCTGTTTCTGGATCTGGGGCTGGCTGATATTGGCGATGGATTCCTTGGCGGCGATGGAGGACGAGGCGAAGTCGGGGTGATAGAGGTAGGTGAGCGCGGCGGCGGCGAGGAGGACAACGACCACGGCCTTGCCGGATTCGCGCCAGCGCCCGAGGAGGCCGCCCATGCGCGCTTCGTGCGGGGTGGCGCCGGCGCTGTTGTAGGCGCTGGAGTTTTGCCACGCCATGGTGCCGTAGGTGCCGAGGAACACGCCCATGAGCACATACCAGAGGTTGAAGTCCTGCACCGCCCAGGCGTCGAAAGGATTCACCATCGAGTGGTTTTCGGGTTTGTTGCCGAGCACGGTCGCCATCTCGGACCAGCTCACCATCCAGAGGACGCCGATGATGATCACGATGTACATGAGCTGGGAAAAGATGCCCTCGATGCAGTCGGTGACCATGAGGGTAATCAGGCCGCCGGAGATCGTGAGCGTGAGGCTGATCGCCAGGAAGATGCCCATGAGCGGCACATAAGTCGGCAGGGCGAAGGAGCCGATGGCGATTTCCGGCGGCAGTTGCAGGAAATAGACCATGAACCGCGCGCCGACGGCCGGGATGATGCCGAAATTGATCGCGCCGGCCACGAAGCCGAGGATGCCGGTGAAGAACCGGAAATTGCGGCTGTAGCGCATTTCGAAAAACTGGGCCAGGGTCATGGCGCGGGTCTCGCGGAAGCGGTAGATCACGAAGCCGAAGATGGCGACGACGAGTCCGACCGGACCCGTGATCCAGCCCCACCAGGTGGGGACGAATCCGGATTGGGCAAACACCTCCCACATGGCGACAAACACGACAGCGCCGGCCTGCATTTCGCCCTTGGCGACGGCCAGCAGGTAACGCCCGCCCACCCGGCCTCCGGAGACGAAGTGCGCCACACTTTTCATGTAGCGATGGGTGACGATGCCGACCGTCAGGATAATGAGCAGCGGGATGACGATGACCAGCCAGTCGATGAAGTGCATGCGATTCAGGATAGCAGTGAGAACATGAGGAGGGAGCGCATCCACGAAGGCAAGGCAGCCGGGCGGATGGCGAAGCTGACAATCTCAAAGGAGGAAACGCCCGGGGAGCGAGCGCGTTTTGCAGGGAGGTCGGAACTTTAAGGGTACCACTTATGGACTGCATTAGGGCGGGCTTTGGCAATTGCAGGACCATCCGGTCATCGGTCAGCCCTCGGCAATCCGGCGGCAGGTTTTCCCTGCCATCATTGCGCGACACCTTTTGTATCCGTCATCAGAAAACTTTCCGGATCTCTCCGGGAAGGGATGACACGGGAGGGAAGAAGGATGCCTTTGACCGTTTGTGTGTCCGTGGGCGCTTTCGTTAAAAAATTTGCCTGTTTGGAGCAGGCTTGTGTGACAGGAAATTGCAGAAGGCGGATAAGGGCACCCCATGAAGACCACTGCACGCAGCCTTTCCGTCGATGTCGCCAGGGCGCTTTTCTGCTTCTCTCGCGATTTGTTGACCCGGCCCACTTGCTGGATTTCGGCCCGGAGTCTCCCGGTTATCCTGGGTCTTGCGGCTTTCCTTGTCGGCGTCCCTGCCCGCGCGGGCTACGAAATTGCCGACCTCACCGAGGCATACTACGACAGCTTTACCGGCTATACCCGCGTCTGGATCGACTACGGGGATAATCGCATCACCGACGAGGAATGGGATGACTTCACCCCGCCGGCCGGTTACCTGAAAAACACCCCGCGAAATCCCGAGTTCAACGCCGAAAACACCTTTGGCAGTCCCGGTTCGCCAGCCGGCGATGTGCAGGTGGAGACCATCGGCGGCTACACCTGGAAGTTCATCGCGCAAATCCAGAGCGCCATGTGGCCCTACGATCACTCCACCTTTCCCGGCATGCTCAACCCCTGGCAGGCCGCCTTTGCCACCGTCACTCCGCCGCCGGGCACGATCAAGTTCAGCTCCAACGAGAAAAACCAGGAGATGATTTTCTGGGCGCGCGAAGGCGACTCGTCCGGAGGGGCTCCCATCCTGCGTTACTTCGTCACCGATACCTGGGGCAACCGCTACATTCTCGGCGCCAGCGGTGCCGCCACGGACGAGGAGATTCCCGATTCCTTCGCTTCCGCCGTCCTTCCCGAAGGCTGGACCCGAAGCACCGGCTATCTCGACGAGACCCTCCACGTTCTCCCTGCCTATGGCGCCGGCGACATGGCTCACTACAACCTCTTTCGTGAAAGCGCCGATAACACCTTCTTCCAGATCGAGTGGGGAGCGAGTGGCCTGGGCATCGCACAGCAAATTGCAGGCATGCCCATCTGGGGAGGGGCTACCTCCGACTACATCCAGGGGCGTGCCGGCGACGACAACCTGATCCATGGCGGGGAAGGGGACGACACGATCCTTGTCCTCGGGATGAACGATCTCATTTACGGTGATGCCGGCGTCGATACGGCCATTCTCTCCGGCCTCTTTTCCGACTACTCGGTTGTCTCCATGAGCGACGACGGTGCGTTCCTCGTGCTTTCCGGTTTCGGTTACGAGAAGACGTTTTACGATGTCGAATTTCTCCAGTTCGACGATCTCACCATTGCCACCTCGGCCATCCCCGAGCCTGCGGCCCTTGCGCTTCTCGGCGGTATGGGCGCGCTCGTGGCGACCGTCATTTTCCGCCGTCGGCCGCGACGGCTGACCATCTGAGGATTACCTCTCGTCACTACCTTTCAGCCCGCGCTCGCGCCGCATGGTGAAGATTGGCCGGGCGACGATGAGGAGGGGGGAGCATTGTCTGTCAGCAGAGTCAGGTACCAGTCACCGTCCGGGGCTGCCGAGCCTGTTGCCGGGACATTCCGGCAGGCCAGAATACTGCCCTCAACATCGGCGAGGACCGTGGTGACGCGACCTTTGCCCAGGCGCCGCTCCAGAATCATCGGCAAACCGTCGGCGTCGACGAACGATACCTGCGCACCGCAGGGTGCCACAGCCAGGCGCAACCCACGCGGATAACGTCCAAGATGATAAACGGTGTGGTCTGGCGATACCGTGGTCGGGACGGCTGCATGGTAATCCGCGATCATGGCGCCGGTCAGCCGGGTGGTTTCCGCTGCCCAGTTCAGCGGATCGGGGCCGTGCCAGAGCAGGTGTCCGCCCTGTTCGACCCAGCAGCGCAGGCTTTCGATCTCGCCGAGAGTCGGGAATGAGCTGGCCACAACAATGCGTCGCACGCCCTCCGCCGGTGTCGGGATGGGCCGGTCTCCGCGTACGATTCCGGTGTGGAAGCCGGCTGTTTGCAGAAGATGGTTCGCGATGATGAGCCGCCGCGAGGTTTCGCGCGGCCGGTTGCCGGGGTTTTGCGGTGCATCACGATCGTAGTAATGGGTGGGCCAATACAGATGAACTGTCGGAGCGGCGGCGTCCTCGCCGCCGGCCGTAGTTCGGCGCTTTAACCCGAACGCGCCTGCGTTGGAGCTGGCATTGGCGTTTCGTTCCTCCTCAGGCGCGCGGTGTGCGGGCTGAAGCTCCGCACTACGTCCGGCTTGCTCCCGCGCAAACTCCACAAAATATCGCAACCCCTCCTTCACGCGCCCTTCGGCATCGACGAGGCCAAGCTGGCTTTCGAAGTTGTTTTTCAGATAGGGATGAATGCGAGCCGTGATGTCCTTGAAACACCACCACAGGAATCCGTTGGCGCCGGCGTCACGGCAGGCGGGAAGGACGGCGCGGAGATATGCATCGGCATGGGGTGCGGCGGCCGGGCTGGTCAGGATGGTGCCGAATTCCTGCAACATCACCGGGCCGAAGGCGCGGGCGCATTTCACATAAAACGGCAGCAGCGATTGGGTGAGAGGATCAGCCAATCCGCCGCACGGCACCGGATGCCACGTCGGCACCGGATAACCGTGCATGGTGAGCACGTCGATGCCGGGCTGGGCGGCGGTTGTGGCGCGGGCGTCCCGTTGCCACTCCGCCGAAGCGGGCGGGACGCCCGCGTCACTGTCGCCCAGACGCCAGCCGGTGTCGGTGATGATTTGCTGGTGATCGCAACCGGAGAGGATCAACGCACCGGGCAACACATCGCGGATGGCGCCGGTCATGCGGCGGCACCATTCGCGGACCTGCGCGGGCTCGGCGGCGGAGGATTCGGGGAGTGCGTCGAGTTCGTTGCCCAGGTCGATGCCGCAAAGATGGGCGGCAAACGGTTTCAGGTGCGTGGCAATGACGCGCGCCCAGGCGGCGCCGCGTTCGATGATTTCCGGATCGGCGAAGAGGTTTTGATGAGCGCCCTTCCATGACGGCCAGAAAATGCCGCCGCTCATCCAGCCGACGAACAGGCTCGGTTGAGGGTGCAGTCCGCGTGCGACGCACGCATCGAGGAATCGCAACAGCCGCGACAGCATGGTGGCATCATATTCACCGGGGCGCGGCTCGAAGTCCGGCCAGCGGATGAAGAACCGCACGGTGTTGAACCCGAGCGACACCATGAGATCGAGATCGGCGAAGATTTCGTTCTCGGGCCACGCCTGCCACATTTCCACACCACACGACGCGGGCCAGTAGTTGGCCCCGACGGGGATGAAGCGGGCGCCGTGCCCATCTGTCAGATAACTGTCCGCATCCAGCTTAATCAGGCTCACCGCTCCGGTTCCCCTTTCTCGGGGTAAAACAGCCTGGAATACTTGCCTCGCTCGATTTGCCACTCCACCCCGAAAACAAACACCGGCTCGCCGCTTACCTTGATCGTGGCGGCACCATCGGCGGCGGGGCTCACAGTTGTCGGCCGGCCCACGGTATCGACCACCGTCAATCCGGTTGCCCGGTCCTTCACCGGCAGGCGGAGATCCGCCTCCAGCGTCCAGAATTTCTCCCACGGTTCACGATGGAAATTGCGATCCACGCTGCGCTCGTGCCGCACATAACCCTCGCTCCGGTCCCAGACCAGAGCAAAGCGGCCGCGTTTCCCCTCGAACACCAGACCCTCGGTTTTACCTGGCAACCGGGCGTCGCCCAGAAACCTCGCTCCCTCAAATAACCACGCGCAGTTGGCGTAGGCCCAGAGGCCCGCCTTCGGTGTCCAGTCACGGCGCAACAACCCGAAATAATTCTCACGCAGGATCGGCTCGCCGATCTCCCCTGCTGTCGCAATCCGGTCCTGCCGGTCAAAGTCATCCAGACAATAATACATCATTCCTCGCACATCCGCTGCGATAGCGAGCCCCACCATCAAAACGAGATCTTCCGCTGCGATGCGCTCGTTGTTGCTCACACTCGAATTGGGAGCGCTCGGTGCGTAAAATTCCGACATCCACAGCTCCTTTTCCCCAAACATCCGCAACGCCTTTCTGATGTCTTTGAGCGTTTGCAGGTAACTCCAGTAAACGTCCTCGTCTGTATCCGGAGAACGAGGAACGCCGCTGGCATGGAAGACGAGCAGATCGAAGTCGTTCCATGCGCCAAGATCGAAGACCTTTTTGAGAAAGGGAATGTCTCCATTGGCCACTACGCCGCCGCCCAGCAAAATATCGGGGGCGAGCTTGTCCCGGCTTTTCCGCAGCAGAGGCAACCAGTCCTTCGCATACTTCTCCGCCCGAACCGCTTTTTTCTCCCCGCCATGCAGATTCCACTCATTGGTAAATTCCAACACCGCAGCCCCACGTTGGCCGGTGTTTTTAACATTCGAATCGATGAACCCCAAGCGCGCGGTTTCATCACTCAACCAGGATTTTTTCCCCTGGAAATAATCGTCCGTCGCCTGGTTGTAGGGCACATTATTGTGATACCAGAGGTGGAACCCTTTTTTTCGTGCAAGCTCCCATCCATCGGTCTGACGAAGCCAGCGAATCCCTGCCCGGTGCATTAAATCGAGCAACTGGTCTTCTGTGCGCAACTCGGTGTGCCCATTGGTTCCAACACGCCCACGATAGGCGGAAATGCCAAAACGCGACTCCTTGCCATCCGTAAACTCGCGCCGGGGCATTACGCCCAGGCTGACACGCTGAAATTCCGTGCCACGATTTGTCCGCGCCACCGCATCAAGATAAAGCGGTCCCGCCGCCCTTGGTGTAATGCGCAATTCCGGTTGCCACACCTCGAATGGAGCCAGCCAATGCGCTTCGTTTCCCTCTGAAACAACAACACCGTCATAATCAACCGCGCGCCAGGAAACATCCGCCCGCTGCGGCGCGTGAAACAGATTGGAGACCGCTCCTCTCAGCACGACCGGACGCACTTCGTCATAAATATAAAACGGAGACTCGCTTTTCAGATTAAAGGCCAGCCAGTCATGGGCGGCGACAGCAACCGCTTGCGACGCCACAACAGAAGAGTCCGCACCGAATGCGAATGCCGCCGAACCACGCAACCGGCTGCGCATCCAAGGCACCCGGATCTTCCTCACCTGAAAATTCACACGATCATCGTCCTCAATCAGTTTCCTGAAACCGTAATCATTGGCGATGGCCCAAACGACAGATCCCGACTGAAAGACTTGTGCCATTCCCTTGGTTTCCTGCCCGGGCACGCCTCCGGCGGGATTTCGCAACCAGCGCGCCGGTTTGATCTCTTCGACAAACTGTGCTCCGCCCGACCGGACGAACTGGAAGGAGGCCCCGCCTTCATCCCCGGCACCCGGTTCATTGTCCGGTGAAACCTCAAGCTCCATCCGGGCAACGTCAGGCGCGAGTGTCCAGCGGATGACAACCGGTTTCGTTTCTCCTTTACGTGGAAGGAATCGAAGCTCGACCTCGGGCCATTGTATTCTTTTTCCGGTTACGGATGTGGCGATTTCGGAAAAGTCTATCGCCTCGTCCCGTTCCGATTCCACCTCGCTACGTCCCTCGCGCACTACGATCTCGGGGACATGTCCATCAGAACTCCATTCCCCAAGGCGATAACCTGAAATCCCGCCTGCAAAAATGCCCGGCGTTTCCTGTTTCCCTGCTTTGTCTCTCTTGAAACGAGCATATAAATCCACCGAACCGGAGGGTTGAAACACGGCTGTATAAGAGAGGGTGGAAAGCGTGCGTGACCCGACGTCCTTGCGTGGCTTGGCGGACGGATCGGCACCGGACACCTTGAGTTCGGCGACGTTGAACGTACCCATATTACCATACCCCGACACAGCACTAAAGCGGATGGCCGCAAACGTGTCCCCGCCATTCCCGGGGCGCAGCGTGGCCTGGGCTGGCAGGTCTTTCCTGACTCCTGGCGCCAGCGAATGCGCCTCGCCTTTTCCCTGCTCAACGCATTCTATTGCGAGATCAAAACGATCATCGTTCAGATTGGCCTTTAGCAGTGTCGCCCGATACCAGTCGCCCGGCGTGAGAGGGACATTCCCCGGCCCGGTGACCGTCATTGGCGTCAATCCCGACGAGCGGAATGGCAAATGCACCAATGCCTCCCCGGCTGCATTGAGCAATGTCACCGTTGCCTCGATTTTGTCCTGGTGATTTTGCGTTGGATGAGGGCGCCACTGGAAAACAAATTCAAGGCGCCAATAATGACCGGCGGAAAACTGCGGAGTCGTTGCCTCGGCTCCGGGAGGGTTTCCCGCCCAGCGAAAATCCTGCACACTCAGACACCGGCGTCCCCCGTCGCTCAAAATCCGGGCAAGCGCATACCCCTTGTTGTCACTGTTTGGAATGCCTGCGGTGCTCCAGCCCTTGTAAAAACCTGTATCCGTTGTTCCATTTTCATTAAACAGCCCCTCTCTTGAGAAGTTCTCCGAGTAAATCGTGGTCCCGGCAGAAACAGTCCAGAGCGGAACAAGGGAGATTGTGGTGACAAATGCCAAGTGTTGGAAAAATGAATACATGAATGTCGGAAAGATTGGCTTGGGAACCGCCGGGTTTTTATGCGAAAGGGGTGCTCCACAGGCGTAAGAAAGGTCAGTCGCATTCGCACTTATAAAGATAAGTGCACGCTGCCACAAAGTTGGCGGTTGCATTCGCCGAAGGCAGATCGGAGTCGGTGATTTGTTGCCGGACCGGAGTGTCAATCTGGCTGCCCAGTGGTGTGATGATTGAGAGAAGGGTGAATGAAGACATGGATTTGGGCCCGGTTAGCCGGGGCGGTGCGCAGGTATGTTCGAACCGGCGATGGTGCGCATCATCTCCACAGGCGACTTTTTTGTCGGAAAAAGTCGCGGCCTGTGGAGACAGGTGGCCATCGCCGGTCGCGTGTGAACTATTCGGCTTAACGGCGGTTACGTTTCTGCCAGATATGCGCTCCGGCCAGCCCTGCGGACACGAGGCCGACAAGCAGCACTGCGGAGGAGGGTTCAGGAACGGCTGTGGCTGTTACAGATACGCCGTCCAGTGTGCTCCACGCCCTCATGCCATAAGCATTGGCTTTTGTTCCCAAAAACAGGTGGGAGCCGGCAGTAACATCGGCGGCAGTGAAGTTGGAGAATGAACCGCTCGCCGTGTCTTTTTCTGCGAATGAGCCGGAGGTGAACGTCGCGCCCGTAAGAACAACCGACCATGTTTTCGCTTGGCCGTCGATGGACCAGACAACATCGGTCGGGATGTCGCTCAGTCCACCGATAGTCAGGTCCGTACCTCCATCGAAGAGATGGAGTGCCCGCGTGGCTGGATTTGTTGCGGTGCCACCTTTCTGCCAATCGATGGTCAATGACAGTCTGCCTGCCGCCGGAATGGGGGTTCCAGTCGTATTCCCTATCGCGACATAAAACGTGCTTCTCGCATAGGCCGTATTGTAGTTGTTGGTGCCCAGCGTAATTCCACTCAGCGAGATTTGCAGCGATCCGTTTGCGAACGGGTTAAAGTCATCCCGCACGGAGGTGAGCGCTGAATAGTCGCCGTTCGTTGTGTTGGCGTTCATCCTCAGCAGGGCGGGCGTGCCACTCACAAAGGGAATATTCGCGCTAGCGGTGCCGCTGGCGGTCCATGTCGCTGTGTCGAGCGTATCAAACGGATCTGAAAGCGGTGTGAGGGCGGCTTGTGTCATGGCGACGGAAGCAAGGCTGATGGTGCACATTGCGAGGGAGCGCCAGAGCCAGCTTGTTTGGGATATGTTATTATTCATGATGTTGTAGTTTCCTTTCATGTGGTTGCGGGAGACAGGTGAGACGGGAGCGAGGTGTGCGCGACTGTTCATTGACTGAGCAAGGTTTGCACGGTGTTACGGAACTCCGTCACGGGGATCGCCTTGACATGACCATCGGCAAAGATGGCTTGAACTTTGCCCGTTTCCCAATCCCCAATTCCACGGACATTTCCGACGGGATCTGCAATCACATCAGACGGCCAGAAAGCCCAGTATCCGCTTTTTGCCGAACTACCGGTTCGACATGATGCCACCGTGATCAGGCGTGAGGGATTTGCGATTCGTGAGAATTCAATGCCAAAACCAAGGTTCTTGTTTCGGTCCGCATATGCCACGTTCAGCTTATAAAAAACCCCCACATTTGCACCGTAATCGGACGAGTAAATATCGGACGACTCTCTCGTGGACCTGGATGTTTCCCAAAAGGGGGAATACAAGGCAGGGCTGCCTTTGTCTTGGTTGCCCGATCCATTTGGGATAAGCAGTCCGTCCGATGGCAGGCCATAGGGTTGAATCCGGGTGGACCAACGGGGAGGCGTGGCATAGGTATCCGTTCCCAACGAAGGAAAATGCCCCCTGTTATCTTCAATAAATCCGGCGACTGCGACGCCGATGGCACGGAGATTACTCAAGCTCTGGACCATGCGTGCGCTCTGTCTCACCTTGCCAAGTGTCATCAGCACAAGCCCGGCGAGGATGCCGATGATGGCGATGACGACGAGTAACTCGATCAAAGTGAACGCCGCCGTGTCCTTGGCTGGGCGGCGGCATACCTTGTGGAAAAGTGGGAGGCTGGCATGAGAGAGAGGAGACATCGGGGATCGGGGATCAATCGGATTACCCGGAGAGGATATCAATTCTCTCTCCGATATTCTAGGCGAAATCGCGTCTTTTTTATTTAAAAATACGACACATCCTCTTTGACACGACACCATCCATGCCGAATTACCGAGGTTGGTTGCGCCCCCCCTCCCCCATGTTTTCATCCATGCGCCTGAAAAAGAAAATGGCGCGCGCCTGCCAGCGGATTGCGCCATGGTGAACAGGATGAAAACGCGGTTTACCTGGTGGAAAGAATCGGACGGACGATTTCCCGGATATTTGAACGATTACCCCGACCACTGGACGCAGGGCGAGGACATGGACGACCTCAAAATACATCTGCGCGATCTGTTTGAAACATTTGCGTCTGAAGACATCCCGGGGATCAGGAAAGAAGAGGTATTGGAAGTCGCATGAAGCGCCGCGATCTTGTCGCGGCGTTTGAGCGTCTGGAGTGTCGGTCATCATGATTCTTGCCTCATTGGAGAAGCGCTCTACCTTGCCACCATGAGCACAAAAGAGGCAATGCTCCAGGAAATGGAGAACGTACCGGAATCGTTGATACAGGAAACGTATGATTTTCTCATTTTTTTGAAATCACGTTACGCGGTGCCTGCCGTTACGGATTATGAAACCGACAGCCCCGAGCTTGAAGCGGCCTTGTTGCCCGCGGTTCGCAGCAGGCAGACAGCATTTCATGCGGGCGAATTGCGTGATATCGCGCACCGTATCGAAACGTCTTCCGCGTCCCTCAAATGATCCGCGAATTGCTCCGGTCGGATTACTTCACGGCCGATTTTGAAATCGCGTATGCCTGGTATTGGCGCACAGCCGGTGAATCCATCGCCCGCCGTTATCTTGAGGCTGTCATCCGAAGTGTGGAATCCCTGCAACGTATTCCCGGCCAAGGCAGGCCACGCTATTTTTCACACCCTGAACTGGCAGATATACGTTCATGGCGTGTGGCCCCCCTTTGATGCGCATCTAGTATTTTATCGTTGTTCGGAAAATGCCGTTTTGCTGTTCAGGCTCCTTCACGGTCGCCGCAATCTTCCCTCCCGTCTGCTTGAACCACCTTCTGCGGATTGAGTCCCGGCACTTTGTGTTTTGACCAACACGTGAAAAATCCCCGCCGCCAGACTGATCTCGACGTCGCTCTGCTCATCGACACCGCATGCCAGTGGACACGGCATCTCATACTCGGGATCAATCGCTACAAGAGCATGCTGGCCTCGCCCTGGAATCTGCTCGTCGAACCGCACGGTTCCGCCGATGTGCTGCACCTGCCGCATGGATGGAAAGGCGACGGGGTGATCGCCGACATCCGGTTTCCGGACATGGCGCAGGAACTCGCGGGATGTGGTCCGCCTGTGGTGAATGTCTCCGATGCGGTGCTTCCCGATGCTCCGGATTTTCCGCGGGTCTGCATCGACCGCAAGGCTGCGTGCGAAATGGCCGTGGCACATTTCACGGAGCGTGGATTCACCCACTTCGCCTACATCGACCTGGCGGGCAACGACTGGGACCGGGAGACTCATCGCTATTTCACGGGCGCGTTGCGTGCGGCGGGCATCAAGGAATGCGCCAGCTACGAGGCGCAAAACCGCGCATGGGGAGCGCCCGACTGGAGTATCGATATCGACGCGCTGGGCGCATGGCTGCGTTCGCTGCCCAAGCCCGTCGCCATCTTCTCCTGGAGCGTAGGGCGCGAGGTGATACATGCTTGCCGGCGCGTGGGGATCAAGGTGCCGGAGGAGGTGGCTTTGCTGTTGCTGGCTTACGACGAGATTTTCAGCGAGGTCGGCCACGTGCCGATCTCGGGGATCGTGCATGCGTGGGAAGAAATCGGATACCAGGCCGCCGAGCGGTTGGGACGACTGCTTGCCGGGAAACGGATTCCGGCCCGCGAGCGGCGCACCCGGATCCCGCCTGTCGGCGTGCGCACGCGGCAATCGACCGACACACTGGCGATCACCAATCCGGTCATCACGAGCGCGCTCGGTTACATCCGCGAAAATGCGGGGCGCGCGTTGCTCGTCGATGAGGTGGCGCAACATGCGGGCGTGTCACGGCGCAAGCTCGAACGCCACTTTCTCCACGTCATGGGCCGCACACCGGCGGATCAGATCCGCCATGTGCAGGTGGAGCGGGCCAAGGCACTGCTGTCCGGGACAAACCGTCCGATTCCTGAAGTGGCCGAGGCGGCGGGGTTCGCCTCGCCGGAGTATATGGCGACCGTTTTCCGGAAAACCCTCGGACTCACTCCGCTCAAGTATCGCAAGAAACTGCATGCACAGACATGATGGGCGGCTAAAACCGTTCCGATTTCGCAAACGGGAGACATGCGGACAAGGAGAAGGAGGCGCCGATGCGCTAATTCTTTCCGGCACAGCATGCTCTGTTATCGACGGCCTGGATGCCGAAGCGTTTGCCGATTTATGGGCAAGGGGGCGGCATTTTCCGTGAATTACGCTGGCTGCTAAACGCGGGAAAACTGGCGGAGTGGTTCGCCTGGCCAGACCAAAGGTGCCATAGATAAAAGGTAATTCTACGGTTCAAAGCGGCCCGCCCATCGCGCGACGCGCTGTGGGGAGTCATTAAACATCATAACGCCGCTTTCATGTCCGCGTTCCATTCTCATTCCGGTTCCGCTTCGGATGATTCTCACGATCATCACGGCGAGCCCGCGCATCATCACCACGACCATGAGCACGAGGAATTCTCGCTGCCGTTGTTCATCCTGACGATCGCGCTCACGCTTGGCGGCCTGTTCGCCGCCCTGTGGTTTTTCTTTCCGTCGATCTGGTCCGCCCAGTTCGTGGGCCCGCTCTGGAAGGGAGTGGCGGCGTTTCTGGGGATCAGCCTGCTCAACTGTTTTGTGGAGTATTTTTTCCACCGTT harbors:
- a CDS encoding sodium:proline symporter; translation: MHFIDWLVIVIPLLIILTVGIVTHRYMKSVAHFVSGGRVGGRYLLAVAKGEMQAGAVVFVAMWEVFAQSGFVPTWWGWITGPVGLVVAIFGFVIYRFRETRAMTLAQFFEMRYSRNFRFFTGILGFVAGAINFGIIPAVGARFMVYFLQLPPEIAIGSFALPTYVPLMGIFLAISLTLTISGGLITLMVTDCIEGIFSQLMYIVIIIGVLWMVSWSEMATVLGNKPENHSMVNPFDAWAVQDFNLWYVLMGVFLGTYGTMAWQNSSAYNSAGATPHEARMGGLLGRWRESGKAVVVVLLAAAALTYLYHPDFASSSIAAKESIANISQPQIQKQMTIPVALSHMLPIGVKGALCAVLLLGIFGGDSTHLHSWGGILAQDIILPRLKKAPSPEQHIKLLRRCIIGVAIFAFLFGAFFRQTEYIVMWWTVTTAVYVGGAGAAIIGGLYWKKGTTAGAWAAVISGSVLSGGGILVYKIWDDHVFSTAINRVLSLVGVPGLPAFGLNGAQISFFSTLIAIALYISVSLFTCKKDYPINKMLHRDELPVDADGKPIIPKRKWTFSRVIGVDENFSTGDKWITGSLFVWAVLWFSVMLIGTAWNLVGQAGWVSWIKPWTNAGWLGFWHVTAIGLPCVITVVTGIWFTWGGLHDIRKLFRSLAGYKIDDSDNGTVEQHKPY
- a CDS encoding endo-beta-mannanase — its product is MSLIKLDADSYLTDGHGARFIPVGANYWPASCGVEMWQAWPENEIFADLDLMVSLGFNTVRFFIRWPDFEPRPGEYDATMLSRLLRFLDACVARGLHPQPSLFVGWMSGGIFWPSWKGAHQNLFADPEIIERGAAWARVIATHLKPFAAHLCGIDLGNELDALPESSAAEPAQVREWCRRMTGAIRDVLPGALILSGCDHQQIITDTGWRLGDSDAGVPPASAEWQRDARATTAAQPGIDVLTMHGYPVPTWHPVPCGGLADPLTQSLLPFYVKCARAFGPVMLQEFGTILTSPAAAPHADAYLRAVLPACRDAGANGFLWWCFKDITARIHPYLKNNFESQLGLVDAEGRVKEGLRYFVEFAREQAGRSAELQPAHRAPEEERNANASSNAGAFGLKRRTTAGGEDAAAPTVHLYWPTHYYDRDAPQNPGNRPRETSRRLIIANHLLQTAGFHTGIVRGDRPIPTPAEGVRRIVVASSFPTLGEIESLRCWVEQGGHLLWHGPDPLNWAAETTRLTGAMIADYHAAVPTTVSPDHTVYHLGRYPRGLRLAVAPCGAQVSFVDADGLPMILERRLGKGRVTTVLADVEGSILACRNVPATGSAAPDGDWYLTLLTDNAPPSSSSPGQSSPCGASAG
- a CDS encoding N-terminal cleavage protein gives rise to the protein MSPLSHASLPLFHKVCRRPAKDTAAFTLIELLVVIAIIGILAGLVLMTLGKVRQSARMVQSLSNLRAIGVAVAGFIEDNRGHFPSLGTDTYATPPRWSTRIQPYGLPSDGLLIPNGSGNQDKGSPALYSPFWETSRSTRESSDIYSSDYGANVGVFYKLNVAYADRNKNLGFGIEFSRIANPSRLITVASCRTGSSAKSGYWAFWPSDVIADPVGNVRGIGDWETGKVQAIFADGHVKAIPVTEFRNTVQTLLSQ
- a CDS encoding AraC family transcriptional regulator, whose protein sequence is MKNPRRQTDLDVALLIDTACQWTRHLILGINRYKSMLASPWNLLVEPHGSADVLHLPHGWKGDGVIADIRFPDMAQELAGCGPPVVNVSDAVLPDAPDFPRVCIDRKAACEMAVAHFTERGFTHFAYIDLAGNDWDRETHRYFTGALRAAGIKECASYEAQNRAWGAPDWSIDIDALGAWLRSLPKPVAIFSWSVGREVIHACRRVGIKVPEEVALLLLAYDEIFSEVGHVPISGIVHAWEEIGYQAAERLGRLLAGKRIPARERRTRIPPVGVRTRQSTDTLAITNPVITSALGYIRENAGRALLVDEVAQHAGVSRRKLERHFLHVMGRTPADQIRHVQVERAKALLSGTNRPIPEVAEAAGFASPEYMATVFRKTLGLTPLKYRKKLHAQT